The Phacochoerus africanus isolate WHEZ1 chromosome X, ROS_Pafr_v1, whole genome shotgun sequence genome has a segment encoding these proteins:
- the TMEM187 gene encoding transmembrane protein 187, which produces MKAASGRALLHVALASCLCVAAVRSGVFDGVFVQVGREHYAEAPLAGLPAFLAMPFNSLVNLAYVLLGAYWLQSEAGAPGGPAEVRRARYLKDVFAGMALVYGPVQWLRIATQTRAAAVLDQWLTLPIFAWPVAWCLCLDWGWKPWLLLAVEGLSLSSYGLALLHPCGFELALGVHMATAVGQALRTQGRRGGTSSAKYLALGVLSCVGFVVLKLCDHQLARWPLFQRLTGHFWSKVCDVLQFHFAFLFLTHLNTCQRRPPGGMK; this is translated from the coding sequence ATGAAGGCCGCGTCGGGGCGGGCCCTGCTCCACGTGGCCCTGGCCAGCTGCCTGTGCGTGGCCGCCGTCCGCAGCGGTGTCTTCGACGGTGTCTTCGTCCAGGTGGGCCGCGAGCACTACGCCGAAGCCCCGCTCGCCGGCCTCCCCGCTTTCCTGGCCATGCCCTTCAACTCACTCGTTAACTTGGCCTACGTGCTCCTGGGCGCCTACTGGCTCCAGAGCGAGGCCGGCGCCCCCGGGGGCCCCGCCGAGGTGCGGAGGGCGCGCTACCTCAAGGATGTCTTCGCCGGCATGGCCCTGGTCTACGGCCCGGTCCAGTGGCTGCGGATCGCGACGCAGACGCGGGCCGCCGCCGTGCTGGACCAGTGGCTCACCTTGCCCATCTTTGCGTGGCCCGTGGCCTGGTGCCTCTGCCTGGACTGGGGCTGGAAGCCCTGGTTGCTCCTGGCCGTCGAGGGCCTGTCCCTGAGCAGCTACGGCCTGGCCCTGCTGCACCCCTGTGGCTTTGAGTTGGCGCTGGGCGTGCACATGGCCACTGCCGTGGGCCAGGCCCTGCGCACCCAGGGGCGCCGCGGCGGCACGTCCTCGGCAAAGTACTTGGCCCTGGGCGTGCTCTCCTGCGTGGGCTTTGTGGTCCTCAAGCTGTGTGACCATCAGCTTGCGCGGTGGCCTCTCTTCCAGCGGCTCACGGGCCACTTCTGGTCCAAAGTCTGCGACGTGCTCCAGTTCCACTTTGCGTTCTTGTTCCTGACGCATTTAAACACTTGCCAAAGACGCCCTCCCGGGGGGATGAAGTAA